The sequence below is a genomic window from Ipomoea triloba cultivar NCNSP0323 chromosome 2, ASM357664v1.
TCTAGAGGGCTGAAATAAgtagcattatattatattatattgtaatctTTGATTTAAAGTCATGAGGCGTAACAAGACTCCAACTATATAGTTAGTCAGTCTCCATTGATTTTTGCAGCAATTTATTTGGAATTAGCCAAAGTTTGAAATTTCCATCTTGCGTTTTTGGCCCTCCATCATTCCTAGCCCAACACGTTCACTATTTGGGACCTTCAACATTTAATCCCCCTAAGTTTATTAAGACCATTTCCACAAccccttcactatatatatgtataaactcTCTTCCAGACTTCCAATATAAGCATTCAACTGAAAGTAAAGAGAAAACAATCTGGAAAGTTGCAAGCTGCAGGTGGAGATGGAGATGAATAGGGTTTTGTGCATGGCTGTTCTTGGAGCTTTGGCCATGGCTACTATGCTGCAACCTGGAACTGCCCAAACGGCGCATGTGGTTGGGGACAACATTGGTTGGACTATTCCTTCAAATGGTGCTGCTGCATACTCAAACTGGGCTTCTGGCAAGACATTCAACGTTGGAGACATCTTAGGTATGTATAAATCTCATCTTTATTTTGAGTGACGAGCAGGGCcggtttttagatttttatggtcccattcttataaataaatgaggctCCCTACCAAAAGGGTAATCTTTAAAACTGAAGAAGATTAATTTACACACGGTAGGATTTGAACCTCTAAACTCaagtataaattacaataaacTTGCATTTTTACCACTTCTCCATTTagaattatttaatattaattgcaaattttttatttttcaatgtctTAACCAGctaggtaaaaattaaatattaaactttttaaaatttggagCCCTGTGCTGTAGCCCAGCTTGCACAGCCCAAAATCCGGCCTTGGTGACGAGGAAAACTAACGGCCCCAATCTGAAAGTGTGTATAGTACTGTATAAACTCTTACTTGTAGCCTTAGCTAGCAACAAATAAGGTAAACCAGTCTAAATTATTCATAGCTAATTAACCTGCTCAAgttaagaaaattaatagatCATTCTAGCTAGAggtgaacttgtaaccttgtgattaGTAAATCAATAGCCTGACTAACTTTTTTGCATTGTCCTTCCTGTTTGGGCTATAGTGAATGTgtatgtttttattaatatgattttcatTATTTGGTGCTAGTGTTTAATTTTGCGACGAACCAGCACGACGTGCTCCGAGTACCAAAAGCATCGTTCGATGGATGCAGCTCTGCCAACGCCATCGGCAATGCCATCATGAACGGACCGGCGAACGTGACGCTTGACTCCGCTGGGGAGCACTACTATATTTGCACCTTCGGCAGGCATTGCCAGGCAGGCCAGAAGCTAGCCATAACTGTCACCGGTAACGGTGCTCCGGCGCCTAATCGTCCTCCTACTGCTCCTACTCCATCCACCCCTACTACGCCTTCTCCGACTTCATCTGCGCCGTGCCCGCCCACCGCCGACGCTCCTTCACCCTCCCATTCGACCTCTCCGGGGGTGGCTGGGAACACTCCGTCTTCACCGGATTCTTCCTCGCCAGCGGTGGTTACTGGTTTCTTGTTCACCTTGGCCTCCGTTGCCCTTGCGTTGTTTGTGTAATGGGGTATCTGCTGTGGGATCATATTCTTTTTACAGTGTGTGATGAGGTTAGAGTTTAGTATGTAGTTGTTGAATTAATAaacctcattttttttttttgtattaagaGAGAGAATTTCATTCTGTTGTTTGTcacactatatttttttttgctataTATAGACATTCGATTAATAATATCATTACTATTTGCACTTTTGACTAGGATGATAAAATTTTATGCATTTGTTAACCATTGGAAGTTGGAAGGCCGCTTAAGAAAATAATAGAATGTGTTTggtattttgtattaattaaatacGTAACTAAataaaggctaaagtgtcatcccacACCCTGAACCTGATTATTCATGCCACACCCTGATCTTTCAAAACGTATATTTCGATTCataaaccattaattttttaaaggtttCCTAGTTTACCTGATGAGATGGCGCCGATTTTCTGCTGATTTGGAGTCCATGTAagctttattaaaaataaacatatgacATGGagtgtccatgtaagcattatTAATCAACTTTTCCACGGAACGCCAAGCCGACGCCTAGTAACCGTTCCAGTTTGCTTCTCTAGGAGATCCTTGCGAGCTGGAGATCCGATGCGCCATCGCCTCTGCAATTGTTTCTCATCATACTGCTACTAGAGGCCGCTCCCGGAGGAGAAACGTGGCTTCCTCCTCTGCGCCAGGAAGAAAAACAAAGCCACCGTGCTAGGGCCGTACCTGGAGCACATCATGGATAAGGCCAACGAGATTCGGAGGCTAAGCCATGACCGCATCCTCTTTACCAACTTCTGCGGCGGCTCTCTAGACTCCAGGGGCCACCACTGGATGTCAGTCCCATTTAAGCACCCCAGTACTTTTGATACGCTGGCCATGGACTCTGTGAAGATCGTTCGTGCCGGCGCTGTTCAGCTGCGCTTCGAGAGCGTTCATCATAGCAGACAAGGTgttagaaggaaaaaaaaatccatgtCAGCATTTATTACTTGCAACCTATAGGTAACCTATGAAAtttgctagatgaaaaaaataatggttTATAGATCGAAATATACTTTTTGAAAGATCaagtgcggcatgaataatcaaGAATGATTTATGGTGcaagatgacactttagccttaaaTAAATTTGGTAAATTCTCAATCACCATAGAAAAACAATCCTATCTCTCCTAGGTGAGATTTACTTTCCCATGATATCATTGAGTTATATTCTCATTGAcccaccttaagaagaaaaacaacgcaccttaagttatgGAAAGACGCACCTAAAATTTTAGACTAACGCATCTTAAGATTTCAACAaaaaacacaccttaagttctcaactgaagAACTGACGCATCTTAAACACAGAAACCAtgtaccttaagaaggaaaatgatgcaccttaagaaagagAACGATGccttaagtttgaccaatacgtaaaaagaccaaattgccgctctattttttaaaaaaagttttcttCAATCTGGGTTGTTGATTTTTATTAGATCAAGGGCTGATATTAAACCCCATCTTTTACATGAAGCATATTATCGCATTTGATCTCTattgtacatacatacatagaaaTGGGTTCATGTGCGGTTGGCTTTCTCAGGTGCGGTTATGCGGTTGCTTTAGGTACgttgtttttccttcttaaggtgcataatctgtatacttaaggtgcgtgggttattgaaacttaaggtgcaccattttaaaaccttatgtgcgtggtttgtgttcttaaggtgcgtaattagTGTACTTAAGGTCTGTGGTTTTTGTACTTGAGGTGGGTCGGCCTAAAGTTTAGGTGCGAggggtttgtgtttttaaggtgcttaaggtgcgtgatttgtgtacttaaggtgtgccattgtaatgcttaaagtgcgtaatcgcacaaccgcacggaaaCCCTTTCCCACACCtaacccttccctatatatatttccttatttttttataagcttgcattttgtgattttattattacaatACTATATTTGGGCTTCGAAGTTGGGCCTAAGTTGAGTTAAGCCGCTCCAAAACCTGCAGTCCGGCCTCTAGGTTATCTACCCAAttttaatgtatatttaattactCCGCAATGAACATTAACCTTTAAAAACAGATACTAACACACCATAcaagataagatttttttatttttttttttatgggggAAGATAAGACTAATTTTCGAAACAGAGGCACATTAAAttcaaatgaataaataataacaattgaatcatgtgttccatccaactaaaaacctaagttgatagttgaactacacatttatgtttattctAGTATATAGTGATTGATAAGAATGATGATTTGGTTGTGACCTCTACTCCGGATAATAAGGGAGCTCAGAGCGGTTTTAGATTCATTTGGACCTACTCACAGAGCGTTGTGATGATTAGCTTACAATAACTTGAGCAATTagaaaaatcttttttttaacAGGCTCATAAAAACTACactttttaaaaactatttaatcaattaccaattaaacaaaaaaagtcTTAAAGATTTTAGAGATTGAGTCAACATAGAAGCGATGATATGCATCACTTTCAATAAATCtcaattaagtaataaatctcAATTAAGTTAGTCAGATAATTAGTTCAGTAACCATAACCATCTTCTAAGTTTGAACCAATCCAACAagtaaacttttatttttatttgttccaCAAGACTAATAACAAGTTACGTTGTTACCATTAGCATATAGAGTTATTACAAGCTCCTACAAAATTTATGGAAATTTAACCATGCTCTTATCCATTATTAGGCTAATCCCATTCATTCTATTTACAGGCTTAGAGAGTCGAGACCATTAATTAATCAAGATTAAGCTGTCAACGGAGATGCCCCTTGAAACAGATCAGATGATGCATTCCCACTCTGAATTCCACACTGCCTTTTCGCctcactttcttcttcttcttcttcttcttcctcctccaactCTTCTTCTGCATCCCAGAGAAACCGAGCATAGGAAGCCAGAACGTAACTGCAATCAATCCGATTACACATGTTATTTCCAGATTCATATTCGTATCAATTCAAGATTCATGATGTTTTTACCAGTCATCTGGGTCAGATTTGACGGCTTGATCAAAGTAAGATTGGGCACGAGCGGAATCTTTATGGGTTTGCCAAATGAGATCAGCATACAGTGACAGCACACTCCCATCACTGGGATTAGCCAGAATTGCTCTGCCACAATACTCCTCTGCTTTTACTGTGTCTCCTCTAACCTGTTAACAACAgaagattagattagattagatttatGTTTATCAGCGAAGGTTTTGggattgtgaatttgtgattacCTCTTTTAGGAATTTAGCATAGTTTGCAAGCAATAGGGCATTTCCGGGGTTGGCTTCGATCATTTTCTGATAGTACGCGTCCGTA
It includes:
- the LOC116011300 gene encoding cucumber peeling cupredoxin-like, translating into MEMNRVLCMAVLGALAMATMLQPGTAQTAHVVGDNIGWTIPSNGAAAYSNWASGKTFNVGDILVFNFATNQHDVLRVPKASFDGCSSANAIGNAIMNGPANVTLDSAGEHYYICTFGRHCQAGQKLAITVTGNGAPAPNRPPTAPTPSTPTTPSPTSSAPCPPTADAPSPSHSTSPGVAGNTPSSPDSSSPAVVTGFLFTLASVALALFV